A genomic region of Pyrus communis chromosome 14, drPyrComm1.1, whole genome shotgun sequence contains the following coding sequences:
- the LOC137715084 gene encoding fatty acid desaturase 4, chloroplastic-like — translation MAILTQTKFLPSPKNQVRTSHSPILRTSVHCSTTTKANPTPEKLVIKPPLQRLEPSPSPALLTDTHTSIRPPQPNDPSLQSTWFHRTWVASGCTTVLVSLAKSITCAADSHIWLEPILAALVGYVLADLGSGVYHWGIDNYGDASTPIFGAQIEAFQGHHKWPWTITKRQFANNLHALARVVTFIVLPIDLVCDDPVVNGFVAVCSGSIMFSQQLHAWAHGTKSRLPPLVVALQDLGVLVSRSQHAAHHRQPYNNNYCIVSGIWNELLDQHKVFEALEMVLYFNLGLRPRSWSEPSSEWTEEIETASQLPAQ, via the coding sequence ATGGCTATCTTAACCCAAACCAAGTTCCTCCCAAGTCCCAAAAACCAAGTCCGGACTTCCCACTCTCCAATCCTCCGCACTAGCGTGCATTGCTCCACCACCACAAAGGCGAACCCCACCCCCGAAAAGCTAGTCATCAAACCGCCACTACAGCGGCTCGAGCCCTCACCCTCACCCGCCCTACTGACAGACACTCACACCTCCATCCGTCCTCCTCAACCCAATGACCCAAGTTTGCAATCCACATGGTTTCACCGTACATGGGTGGCAAGTGGGTGCACCACGGTCCTTGTTTCACTAGCCAAGTCCATAACTTGTGCAGCCGATTCACACATATGGCTCGAGCCCATTTTGGCAGCCTTGGTTGGGTATGTGCTGGCAGACCTCGGGTCCGGAGTGTACCACTGGGGCATTGACAATTATGGTGATGCCTCGACTCCAATTTTTGGTGCCCAGATTGAAGCATTCCAAGGCCATCATAAGTGGCCTTGGACAATCACTAAGCGCCAATTTGCCAACAATTTACATGCCTTAGCTCGTGTGGTGACTTTCATTGTGCTTCCTATAGACCTTGTGTGTGATGATCCAGTTGTTAATGGGTTTGTTGCAGTGTGCTCCGGCTCCATTATGTTTAGCCAACAGCTTCATGCTTGGGCTCACGGCACTAAAAGCCGCCTGCCACCGCTCGTGGTGGCGTTGCAAGATTTAGGAGTCTTGGTATCCCGGTCGCAACATGCAGCACACCATCGGCAGCCTTATAACAACAATTACTGCATTgtaagtgggatttggaatgaGCTTTTGGATCAGCACAAGGTTTTCGAGGCATTGGAGATGGTTTTGTATTTTAACCTAGGGTTAAGACCCAGGTCTTGGAGTGAGCCTAGCTCTGAATGGACTGAAGAAATTGAAACTGCTTCACAACTTCCAGCCCAATGA
- the LOC137715085 gene encoding vacuolar protein sorting-associated protein 22 homolog 1-like, translated as MRRRPGIGGLQNAAASRDQYRLLGENVAKIRTDLMKEQLTTFRTQLEDFARKHKNDIRKNPAFRSQFHNMCTKVGVDPLASNKGFWAELLGIGDFYYELGVQIVDICLATRPHNGGLINLQELCSLLRQRRKSDREAVSEDDCLRAISKLKVLGNGYEVISVGKRKLVRSVPTELNKDHNEILELAQAQGFVTVPEVERRLSWTTGRAIDAFDTLLDEGLAMIDDGHKDGVRRYWFPCVSSISAPLGADS; from the exons ATGAGGAGGAGACCTGGAATCGGCGGCTTGCAGAACGCCGCCGCCTCTAGG GACCAATATCGTCTGCTGGGCGAGAATGTTGCCAAGATCAGAACCGATCTCATGAAGGAGCAGCTCACCACTTTCCGAACCCAGTTGGAAGATTTCGCTCGAAAGCACAAG AATGACATTCGAAAGAACCCAGCTTTCAGATCACAATTTCACAACATGTGCACGAAGGTCGGAGTAGATCCCTTGGCATCCAATAAGGGTTTCTGGGCAGAGCTTTTGGGGATTGGTGATTTCTACTATGAACTTG GGGTGCAAATTGTTGACATTTGCTTGGCAACAAGACCCCACAATGGGGGTTTGATCAACCTGCAGGAACTCTGCAGTCTGCTTCGCCAGAGGCGGAAGAGCGACCGTGAAGCTGTTTCTGAGGATGATTGCCTGCGTGCTATAAGCAAGCTCAAG GTATTAGGTAATGGTTATGAGGTTATTTCTGTTGGAAAGAGAAAGCTTGTTCGTTCTGTTCCAACTGAGTTGAACAAAGACCATAACGAAATTTTAGAGCTAGCCCAG GCTCAAGGCTTTGTGACTGTCCCTGAGGTGGAGAGACGGCTATCTTGGACTACTGGTCGTGCAATCGATGCCTTTGACACTTTATTAGAT GAGGGTCTTGCAATGATTGATGATGGTCACAAAGATGGTGTACGCCGATATTGGTTCCCCTGTGTATCTTCCATCTCCGCTCCACTAGGAGCCGACAGTTAA
- the LOC137716340 gene encoding probable folate-biopterin transporter 4, producing the protein MIQWLTRLRAAFGASFIWLVCLIYFTQGFRSFVWTAVSYQLKDRLKLSPSSSQFAFSIAFFPWSIKPLYGIVSDCIPIKGRRRVPYLVIATVLSLVPWLVLGLNATLRNSSWQFMTFLTVQNLGSAMADVVVDAMIAEAVRHEKASFAGDLQSISWLAMAFGGICGSLLGGYALTNLQIHTIFLLFSVLPSIQLLSCGLVEEKSVDSKVLLESSDSRSSDGANGNSSFLDDDNFSEKKSNTTMSRRKKSNKSKQKKSVSGKLEIAGKEDSLASQWFHSLKAATYSLCHAFKQPLILRPMAWFFLAHVSIPNLSTVMFYYQTEYLSLDASFLGTARVVGWLGLMLGTFVYNRYLKTMKLRRILMLSHVGLSILTLLDMVLVTRVNLTYGISDKIMVLFGSALSDAINQFKFMPFLILSGQLCPPGIEGTLFALFMSINNLGSTLGSFVGAGVASVLNISSGSFDNLPLGIAIQVLCTFIPIGFLFLIPKEATGLSA; encoded by the exons ATGATACAATGGCTGACGAGGTTGAGAGCTGCATTTGGCGCCTCGTTCATCTGGCTCGTTTGCTTGATTTACTTCACccag GGTTTCAGATCCTTTGTATGGACGGCAGTGTCTTACCAGCTGAAAGATAGGCTTAAGTTGTCTCCATCGTCTTCCCAGTTCGCGTTTTCGATAGCTTTCTTTCCATGGAGCATTAAACCGCTATACGG AATTGTGTCTGATTGTATTCcaataaaaggaagaagaagggttCCCTACTTAGTGATTGCAACTGTGCTCTCTCTtgtgccatggcttgttctcggCCTGAATGCGACATTGAGGAATTCCAGTTGGCAATTCATGACCTTCTTAACAGTCCAGAACCTGGGCTCAGCCATGGCAGATGTAGTAGTTGATGCAATGATTGCTGAGGCAGTAAGACATGAAAA GGCCTCATTTGCTGGAGACCTCCAGTCGATATCATGGTTGGCAATGGCTTTTGGTGGCATATGCGGGAGTTTATTAGGAGGATATGCACTGACCAACTTACAGATACACACAATTTTTCTGCTTTTTTCTGTTCTACCGTCCATACAGTTGTTGTCATGTGGCTTGGTTGAGGAGAAATCTGTAGATAGTAAAGTTTTGCTTGAATCCTCTGATTCAAGAAGCTCCGATGGAGCGAATGGGAATAGTAGTTTTCTGGATGATGATAATTTCTCAGAGAAGAAATCCAATACCACCATgtcaaggagaaagaagagcaATAAGAGCAAGCAAAAGAAATCAGTTTCTGGTAAACTCGAGATTGCTGGAAAAGAAGACTCATTGGCTTCACAGTGGTTTCACTCTCTCAAAGCAGCCACTTATAGTTTGTGCCACGCATTTAAACAACCACTAATTTTGAG ACCAATGGCTTGGTTTTTCCTAGCACATGTTTCCATTCCGAACCTCTCGACTGTTATGTTTTATTATCAGACGGAGTATTTGAGCTTGGATGCATCCTTTTTGGGCACTGCACGTGTTGTGGGATGGTTAGGCCTCATGCTTGGAACCTTTGTCTATAATCGTTACTTAAAGACGATGAAATTAAGAAGAATACTGAT GTTGTCTCATGTTGGTTTGTCGATCTTGACACTCCTAGATATGGTTTTAGTCACTCGAGTAAATCTTACATACGGAATATCAGATAAAATTATGGTTCTTTTTGGCTCAGCTCTCAGTGACGCGATCAATCAATTCAA GTTTATGCCGTTCCTGATCTTATCTGGACAGCTATGCCCACCCGGGATCGAAGGGACTCTGTTTGCCCTCTTTATGTCAATAAACAACTTAGGATCTACATTGGGGTCATTTGTCGGCGCTGGAGTTGCATCAGTTCTGAACATCTCTTCAGGTTCTTTTGACAACCTTCCTTTGGGAATTGCCATTCAAGTTCTCTGCACTTTCATTCCGATTGGCTTTCTGTTTTTGATACCAAAGGAAGCTACAGGGTTATCGGCGTAG